A single genomic interval of Spirosoma linguale DSM 74 harbors:
- a CDS encoding transcriptional regulator, XRE family (SMART: helix-turn-helix domain protein~KEGG: dal:Dalk_4884 transcriptional regulator, XRE family), whose translation MAMPIIVNVDVMMARRKMSLTELAEKVDLTLANLSILKTGKAKAIRFNTLEALCRALDCQPGDLLEYIPQTESH comes from the coding sequence ATGGCCATGCCAATAATTGTAAACGTAGACGTGATGATGGCGCGTCGAAAAATGTCGCTTACGGAACTAGCTGAAAAAGTAGACCTGACACTGGCGAATCTATCCATCTTAAAAACGGGTAAAGCCAAAGCCATTCGCTTCAATACGCTCGAAGCGCTATGCCGGGCCCTGGACTGCCAGCCGGGCGATCTCCTTGAATATATTCCTCAAACAGAAAGTCACTAA
- a CDS encoding phosphoglucomutase/phosphomannomutase alpha/beta/alpha domain I (PFAM: phosphoglucomutase/phosphomannomutase alpha/beta/alpha domain I; phosphoglucomutase/phosphomannomutase alpha/beta/alpha domain III; phosphoglucomutase/phosphomannomutase alpha/beta/alpha domain II~KEGG: scl:sce4837 putative phosphoglucomutase/phosphomannomutase): MTTSLDSPTQQRVDKWLSGNYDAATKESIQHLIDSGNVTELTDSFYRDLEFGTGGLRGVLGVGSNRMNRYTVGAATQGLSNYINAAFPGQDVSVAIAHDSRRMSPEFARLVADIFSANGIKVYLFSSLRPTPELSFAIRQLGCQSGIVVTASHNPPEYNGYKVYWNDGGQVVSPHDKAIIAEVNKITSVDDIKFDGIPERIHLIDEEIDAPYVERVKSNAVNPDVIKRQANLNIVYTPIHGTGITLVPRVLDALGFNNVHIVEQQATPDGNFPTVKSPNPEERAAMQLALDLANSLNADLVMATDPDADRVGAGARNHHGEFELLNGNQMASLIIYYLLNAWKDAGKLTGKEFVAKTIVTTDLIDKMCERYGVNCYNTLTGFKYIAEVIRELEGKEQFIGGGEESYGYLIGDFVRDKDAIASCAIIAELTAYAKDQGKSLFDMLMAMYQENGFYYEALVSLTKKGKSGAEEIQQMMADFRANPPKSIAGSAVVRVDDYKALTRLDPKTGQTTVIESGKMGIEPSNVLQFFTEDGTKVSARPSGTEPKIKFYVSVVEPLESKEAFDETYAQLKAKVQRVIDELQLV, from the coding sequence ATGACAACTTCCCTTGACTCCCCTACTCAGCAACGCGTTGATAAGTGGCTTAGCGGTAATTATGATGCCGCCACCAAAGAATCTATACAACATCTGATCGACTCGGGTAATGTTACCGAACTAACCGACTCGTTCTACCGCGACCTCGAATTTGGCACGGGTGGCCTGCGGGGTGTTCTGGGCGTTGGCTCAAACCGCATGAACCGCTATACGGTTGGTGCCGCTACGCAGGGGCTTTCCAATTACATCAATGCGGCCTTTCCAGGCCAGGATGTCAGCGTAGCCATTGCGCACGACAGCCGCCGGATGAGTCCGGAGTTCGCCCGCCTGGTTGCCGATATCTTTTCGGCGAATGGTATAAAAGTGTACCTTTTTAGCAGCCTGCGGCCAACGCCAGAGTTGTCGTTTGCCATTCGGCAGTTGGGTTGCCAGAGCGGTATTGTGGTAACAGCCTCGCACAACCCGCCCGAGTACAACGGCTATAAAGTGTACTGGAATGATGGCGGGCAGGTGGTTTCTCCCCACGACAAAGCCATTATTGCCGAGGTGAACAAGATTACGTCCGTCGATGACATCAAGTTTGACGGAATCCCCGAACGGATCCACCTGATCGACGAAGAAATTGACGCTCCTTATGTTGAGCGCGTTAAATCCAATGCTGTAAACCCGGATGTGATCAAGCGGCAGGCTAACCTGAACATCGTTTACACGCCAATCCACGGAACAGGTATCACACTCGTGCCCCGCGTTCTGGATGCGTTGGGTTTCAACAATGTTCATATCGTTGAGCAGCAGGCTACGCCCGATGGAAATTTTCCAACGGTGAAATCGCCTAACCCCGAAGAACGGGCCGCTATGCAGCTGGCACTCGACCTGGCTAATTCACTAAATGCCGACCTCGTGATGGCCACCGACCCCGATGCCGACCGTGTTGGTGCGGGTGCCCGCAATCACCACGGCGAGTTCGAATTGCTGAACGGTAACCAGATGGCCAGCCTGATTATTTACTACCTGCTCAACGCCTGGAAAGATGCGGGGAAACTGACGGGAAAAGAGTTTGTTGCCAAGACCATCGTTACCACCGACCTCATCGACAAGATGTGCGAACGCTACGGGGTAAACTGTTACAATACCCTGACAGGCTTTAAATACATTGCCGAGGTTATCCGTGAACTGGAAGGCAAAGAACAGTTCATTGGCGGTGGCGAAGAAAGTTACGGCTACCTGATCGGTGATTTCGTACGCGATAAAGACGCCATCGCGTCCTGCGCTATCATTGCCGAACTAACTGCCTATGCCAAAGACCAGGGCAAAAGCCTGTTCGACATGCTGATGGCCATGTATCAGGAGAATGGCTTCTACTACGAAGCACTGGTTTCACTGACCAAAAAAGGTAAATCGGGTGCCGAAGAGATTCAGCAGATGATGGCCGACTTCCGGGCCAACCCACCTAAATCAATTGCCGGTTCAGCCGTTGTTCGGGTAGACGACTACAAAGCCCTGACCCGCCTTGATCCCAAAACCGGACAAACAACCGTTATCGAATCTGGTAAAATGGGTATTGAGCCTTCAAACGTGCTGCAATTCTTTACGGAAGATGGCACCAAAGTATCCGCTCGCCCGTCGGGAACAGAACCTAAAATTAAGTTCTATGTAAGTGTCGTAGAACCTCTGGAGAGCAAAGAAGCTTTCGATGAAACTTACGCACAGTTGAAAGCAAAAGTGCAGCGTGTTATTGATGAGCTACAACTCGTATAA
- a CDS encoding TonB-dependent receptor plug (PFAM: TonB-dependent receptor plug; TonB-dependent receptor~KEGG: mxa:MXAN_4746 TonB-dependent receptor), with product MKHALRQSYQKLPLFIFCWLFCLGAFAQERKITGRITDGNDNSALPGANVVVKGTQTGVVTDANGQFSLNVATGRDVLTISAIGYASQEVTIGARTSLNISLSPDIKTLNEVVVTGYGAQAKRDITGAVATVDTKQLLSVPSTNVGQALQGRVAGVQVGNENSPGGGVMVRIRGFGTINDNSPLYVIDGVPTKGNLNTLNLNDVESMQILKDASAASIYGSRAGNGVVIITTKKGKAGKPKFTYDTYYGSQRHGKLLDMLNTQEYADLIWESRRNSGVLGPNGNPVHSQFGNGVTPVIPDFVLPTGASANDPRLARNPDGTYVNYNNDISSPGFLLITPSNKTGTNWMEEIFTTAPIQNHQLGVSGGSESGRYAMSLNYFNQDGIMKYTGYKRYSLRANTEFNVNKRVRVGQNFQVAYGERIGQPNGNNAESNPVSFAYRIQPIIPVYDVAGNFAGTRGGDLDNANNPVALLYRNKDNVQKEVRLFGNAFAEVDILKNLTARTSFGIDYNLYNYRNYTIRDIESAEARGSNQLQTNNNYEWTWTWYNTLTYNVNLGDRHRFNVIAGTESIKNYFETYDATRTNFAVDDIENRYLSAGTGVQTNNGGASNWRLASEFAKVNYALDDKYLIDLTVRRDRSSRFAKEFRSAVFPAASVGWRVSKENFFKPLTLFDDLKFRAGWGQTGNQEIGNYNSFTQFSTNPITSFYDINGTRTSAVPGYELTQFGNAKAKWETTTSLNIGFDASLLKNKLTVGFDWYTRTTSDMLFPVQAPLTQGVATVPFQNIGSMRNRGIDLMINYGDKIGSGGLTYNVGANFSTYRNVVTKTNGDPSTQYFGINDERIQNFVVTQQDYAISSFFGYTIDGIFQTNEEAKAAPIQFGNAAAENVAGRFKFRDINGDGKIDTKDLSIIGSPHPKFTYGLNLNLNYKNFGLTLFGQGVEGNQIFNYTKYWTDFPTFGGNRSSRMLYQSWRPGKTDAILPQLRSSDQVSIQPSTYYLESGSYFRMKNIQLTYQLPQSLLSKLGVGATSIYIQGQNMFTITKYSGMDPEINLRSYSAGNDRQIGVDGGSYPVAKTVLVGLNLSF from the coding sequence ATGAAGCATGCTTTACGACAGAGTTACCAAAAACTGCCGCTGTTTATTTTCTGCTGGCTTTTTTGCCTGGGAGCTTTTGCTCAGGAGAGAAAAATCACGGGGCGAATTACAGATGGTAATGACAATAGCGCACTTCCCGGTGCAAACGTAGTTGTCAAAGGCACACAAACGGGCGTAGTGACGGATGCCAATGGGCAATTCTCCTTAAACGTGGCAACCGGCCGGGACGTACTCACAATTTCGGCCATTGGCTATGCCTCACAGGAAGTTACCATTGGGGCGCGCACGTCGCTGAACATTTCGTTATCCCCCGATATCAAAACGCTTAATGAAGTTGTCGTAACGGGTTATGGTGCACAGGCCAAACGGGATATTACGGGTGCCGTAGCAACTGTCGATACCAAACAACTCCTCTCGGTTCCCTCAACCAACGTTGGTCAGGCTCTACAAGGTCGTGTTGCGGGGGTTCAGGTAGGGAATGAAAACTCCCCCGGTGGCGGGGTCATGGTTCGTATCCGCGGTTTCGGTACGATCAACGATAACTCGCCCCTGTACGTCATTGATGGCGTGCCTACCAAAGGCAACCTGAATACATTGAACCTGAATGATGTAGAGAGCATGCAGATTCTGAAAGATGCGTCTGCTGCATCTATTTACGGCTCACGCGCCGGTAATGGTGTGGTTATTATCACAACCAAGAAAGGAAAAGCCGGAAAGCCCAAATTTACGTACGATACGTACTACGGTTCGCAACGGCACGGTAAGCTGCTCGATATGCTGAACACGCAGGAGTACGCCGACCTGATCTGGGAATCCCGCAGAAACTCCGGTGTACTAGGCCCCAATGGAAACCCGGTTCACTCGCAGTTTGGCAATGGTGTAACCCCGGTCATTCCGGATTTCGTGCTCCCTACTGGTGCCTCGGCCAACGACCCTCGTTTAGCCCGAAACCCGGATGGAACGTATGTCAACTACAATAACGACATCAGCTCGCCAGGTTTTCTGCTGATTACGCCGTCCAATAAAACAGGAACCAACTGGATGGAAGAGATTTTTACCACGGCCCCCATCCAGAACCATCAGTTAGGCGTATCGGGAGGTAGTGAAAGCGGTCGTTACGCCATGTCGCTGAATTACTTCAACCAGGATGGTATTATGAAGTATACGGGCTACAAACGCTATTCGTTACGGGCTAATACCGAGTTTAACGTCAACAAACGGGTTCGTGTTGGCCAGAACTTCCAGGTAGCTTATGGCGAGCGCATTGGTCAGCCAAATGGTAATAACGCCGAAAGTAACCCCGTTTCGTTCGCCTACCGTATTCAGCCGATCATTCCGGTTTATGACGTAGCCGGAAATTTTGCAGGTACACGCGGGGGTGACCTCGACAATGCCAATAACCCGGTTGCCCTGCTGTACCGCAATAAAGACAACGTTCAGAAAGAAGTCCGGCTATTTGGTAATGCCTTCGCTGAAGTCGACATCCTTAAAAACCTGACAGCCCGCACTAGCTTCGGTATTGATTACAACCTTTATAACTACCGAAACTATACCATTCGGGACATCGAATCGGCCGAAGCACGCGGTTCGAACCAGCTCCAGACCAACAACAATTATGAATGGACCTGGACCTGGTATAATACGCTGACATATAATGTTAACCTCGGCGACCGGCATCGTTTCAATGTAATCGCCGGTACCGAGTCGATCAAAAACTATTTTGAAACCTACGATGCTACCCGGACAAATTTTGCGGTAGACGACATCGAAAACCGCTACCTGAGTGCCGGTACGGGAGTTCAGACCAACAACGGAGGTGCGTCGAACTGGCGGCTGGCATCGGAGTTTGCTAAAGTTAACTACGCGCTCGACGATAAGTATCTAATCGACCTGACCGTCCGGCGTGACCGGTCGTCCCGTTTTGCGAAGGAATTCCGGTCGGCGGTATTCCCGGCTGCGAGCGTAGGCTGGCGTGTTTCGAAAGAAAACTTCTTTAAGCCACTCACGCTGTTCGATGACTTGAAATTCCGCGCAGGTTGGGGCCAGACGGGTAACCAGGAGATTGGTAACTACAACTCGTTCACCCAGTTCAGCACAAACCCTATTACGTCGTTCTACGACATCAACGGCACGCGTACGTCGGCGGTGCCCGGTTATGAACTTACCCAGTTTGGTAACGCCAAAGCTAAATGGGAAACCACGACCAGCCTGAACATTGGTTTCGACGCCAGCCTGCTTAAAAACAAGCTGACCGTTGGCTTCGACTGGTATACCCGCACCACCTCCGACATGCTTTTCCCTGTTCAGGCCCCGCTCACTCAGGGCGTAGCCACGGTGCCTTTCCAGAATATTGGTTCGATGCGTAACCGTGGTATTGACCTGATGATCAATTACGGCGATAAGATCGGTTCCGGCGGCCTCACGTATAATGTAGGTGCCAACTTCAGCACCTACCGCAACGTGGTAACGAAGACGAATGGTGATCCCAGCACGCAGTACTTTGGTATTAACGATGAGCGGATTCAGAACTTTGTGGTCACCCAGCAAGACTACGCTATTTCTTCCTTCTTTGGCTATACAATCGACGGCATCTTCCAGACCAACGAAGAAGCTAAAGCTGCGCCAATCCAGTTTGGTAACGCAGCCGCAGAGAACGTAGCTGGTCGCTTTAAATTCCGCGACATCAATGGTGATGGTAAAATTGACACCAAAGACCTCAGCATCATTGGCAGTCCGCATCCGAAGTTCACATATGGCCTTAATCTCAATCTGAACTATAAAAACTTCGGACTAACCCTGTTTGGACAAGGGGTTGAGGGCAATCAGATCTTCAATTACACCAAATACTGGACGGACTTCCCAACGTTTGGCGGTAACCGCAGCTCCCGCATGCTGTATCAATCCTGGCGGCCCGGCAAAACGGACGCTATTCTGCCCCAGCTTCGCTCAAGCGATCAGGTTAGTATCCAACCGTCTACCTATTACCTGGAAAGCGGCTCATATTTCCGGATGAAAAACATCCAGCTTACCTACCAGCTGCCACAGTCACTGCTCTCGAAACTGGGTGTTGGCGCTACCTCAATTTACATTCAGGGCCAGAACATGTTCACCATCACCAAATACTCCGGCATGGACCCTGAAATTAACCTGCGTAGCTATTCGGCCGGTAACGACCGCCAGATTGGCGTAGATGGCGGCTCTTACCCGGTAGCCAAAACCGTATTAGTTGGTTTGAACCTGTCATTTTAG
- a CDS encoding RagB/SusD domain protein (PFAM: RagB/SusD domain protein) yields MKKISILISVFCLAIASSCSDKFLDVQPKAALAVNTLQNKTGVNALLIGAYSLLDGWATPEGAYRSYQVGADNWVYGSVASDDAYKGTIAGDQPPISLIEQGNIQSDNVYFRGKWRGMYDGIARSNDVLQALPVVKDMTDAEKTQVTAEARFLRGHYHFELKKMFNMVPYIDEKIYNPNDLESTKVPNSADIWPNIVADLKAAYEVLPAKQSQVGRPTKWAAAAELAKAYLFQKKHAEARTLLEAIVASGQYKLVDKYHDNFRAVTNNNAESIFEIQYSVNDGASGGENGNIGSTLNYPYGGGGVTTCCGFFQPSQNLVNAFKTDANGLPLVDSFNASDMTNDQSIESTAPFTPYTGPVDPRLDWTVGRRGIPYLDWGVHPGKAYVRDQAYGGPYSPKKHVMYRSDVGTNTFAGNPRLNANNYRLIRYSHVLLWLAEIEVEIGDLNKARGYVNQIRRRAANPDGFVKTADGSPAANYVIKEYTTSWTDQATARKAVQFEQRLEFGMEGHRRFDLVRWGLADQTLNSYYSTEAKKRSYLNGVQFIKGRHEYFPIPLQEIFNSKKDGKETLTQNPGYN; encoded by the coding sequence ATGAAAAAAATAAGCATACTCATCAGTGTCTTTTGTCTGGCAATAGCAAGTTCCTGCTCGGATAAATTTCTGGACGTACAGCCCAAAGCCGCTCTGGCGGTTAACACGTTACAAAATAAAACGGGTGTTAATGCCCTGCTGATCGGCGCCTATTCCCTGCTAGACGGCTGGGCTACGCCCGAAGGAGCTTACCGTTCGTACCAGGTTGGTGCCGATAACTGGGTATATGGTAGTGTTGCCAGCGACGACGCCTATAAAGGAACTATTGCCGGTGACCAGCCCCCTATCTCCCTGATTGAACAGGGGAACATCCAGTCAGACAATGTCTATTTCCGGGGCAAATGGCGGGGCATGTACGATGGCATCGCCCGCTCTAACGACGTATTACAGGCCTTGCCGGTTGTTAAGGATATGACTGATGCCGAAAAAACTCAGGTTACGGCCGAAGCTCGCTTCCTGCGGGGACACTACCATTTTGAACTCAAAAAGATGTTCAATATGGTACCCTACATCGATGAAAAGATTTACAACCCCAATGATCTGGAAAGCACCAAAGTGCCGAACAGCGCTGATATCTGGCCTAATATCGTTGCCGACTTAAAAGCGGCTTACGAAGTACTTCCTGCTAAGCAATCGCAGGTTGGCCGTCCAACAAAATGGGCCGCAGCTGCCGAATTAGCTAAAGCGTATTTGTTCCAGAAAAAACACGCTGAAGCCAGAACGCTACTGGAAGCCATTGTAGCCAGTGGTCAATATAAACTGGTAGACAAATACCACGACAATTTCAGAGCGGTTACCAACAACAATGCGGAGTCGATCTTCGAGATTCAGTACTCGGTCAATGATGGAGCCTCGGGTGGCGAAAACGGTAACATTGGATCAACGCTGAACTACCCCTACGGTGGTGGTGGCGTAACAACATGCTGCGGCTTTTTCCAGCCCTCTCAAAATCTGGTGAATGCATTCAAAACAGATGCTAATGGGTTGCCCCTGGTCGACTCCTTCAATGCCTCGGATATGACTAACGATCAGAGTATTGAATCAACAGCTCCTTTCACGCCTTACACCGGTCCGGTTGACCCACGCCTGGACTGGACCGTTGGTCGCCGGGGTATTCCGTATTTGGACTGGGGTGTGCATCCTGGCAAAGCTTACGTACGTGATCAGGCTTATGGTGGCCCCTACTCGCCAAAAAAACACGTCATGTATCGGTCTGACGTTGGGACAAACACCTTTGCCGGTAACCCGCGTTTGAATGCGAACAATTACCGCCTGATCCGATATAGCCATGTATTGCTCTGGCTGGCTGAAATTGAAGTTGAGATCGGCGATTTGAATAAAGCCCGTGGCTATGTCAACCAGATTCGCCGACGAGCGGCCAATCCCGATGGCTTTGTGAAAACCGCCGATGGCTCACCAGCGGCCAACTATGTTATTAAAGAATATACGACATCCTGGACGGATCAGGCCACAGCCCGCAAAGCCGTTCAATTTGAACAACGGCTTGAATTCGGCATGGAAGGTCACCGCCGATTCGACCTCGTTCGCTGGGGCTTGGCTGACCAAACGCTCAATTCGTACTACAGCACAGAAGCCAAGAAACGATCATACCTGAATGGCGTTCAATTCATCAAAGGCCGACACGAGTATTTCCCCATCCCGCTTCAGGAGATATTCAACAGCAAAAAAGACGGTAAAGAAACGTTGACACAGAACCCTGGTTACAATTAA
- a CDS encoding protein of unknown function UPF0079 (PFAM: protein of unknown function UPF0079~KEGG: abo:ABO_2207 hypothetical protein), whose translation MIIHIDHLDELDTMARKLLAEGREHPVWLFEGDMGAGKTTFIKSICRSLGVLSMVQSPTFSIVNEYTTHEGHPVYHFDCYRLRNEAEALDIGLEEYMDSGNYCFIEWPERIASLWPATYYQIHISADTVGRRTVETKLVD comes from the coding sequence ATGATTATTCATATTGATCACCTTGATGAACTCGACACGATGGCCCGTAAACTATTGGCGGAAGGCAGAGAACATCCCGTCTGGCTGTTTGAAGGCGATATGGGGGCCGGTAAAACAACCTTTATCAAGTCCATTTGCCGATCACTTGGCGTGCTTAGTATGGTACAAAGTCCAACGTTCTCAATTGTCAACGAGTACACCACGCACGAAGGACATCCAGTTTATCATTTCGATTGCTACCGACTTCGAAACGAAGCCGAAGCATTGGATATTGGGCTGGAAGAATACATGGATTCAGGCAATTATTGCTTTATCGAGTGGCCGGAACGGATTGCATCCCTCTGGCCTGCTACGTATTACCAGATCCACATTTCGGCAGACACAGTAGGCCGTCGAACAGTAGAAACGAAATTGGTTGATTAG
- a CDS encoding alanine dehydrogenase/PNT domain protein (PFAM: alanine dehydrogenase/PNT domain protein~KEGG: rsp:RSP_0723 L-alanine dehydrogenase), with amino-acid sequence MTGFEELAKQTALYPKEAPLAVKTNRNSLLIGLPKEVSLQENRIALTPEAVSILVRNGHNVIVEQGAGEKAKFTDNEYSEAGAQIARSPKEVYEANLILKVEPLVDDEFEHVQSGSTVISALNLPVHDRSYFEKINSKNLTSFGYEFIEDQGGNLPVIRSMSEIAGSTVMLIAGEYLSNADNGRGIILGGITGVPPTKVVMLGAGTVTEYAVRTALGMGADIKVFDKHLYKLQRLKYAVGQHVYTSIIDSDTLAEAIQRADVVIGAMRADDALSPVVVTEEMIGRMKPDSVIIDVSIDQGGNFETSRMTTHKQPTFKHMGVIHYCVPNIAARVAYTASMALSNIFLPFLLETGTTGGIEQMMYANRWFMKGVYTHKGTLTNAYIARKFNMRFKDLDLLLAARF; translated from the coding sequence GTGACTGGATTTGAGGAACTGGCCAAACAAACGGCCTTATACCCGAAAGAAGCGCCATTGGCCGTGAAGACCAATCGCAATAGTCTACTTATAGGCTTACCGAAAGAAGTATCGCTTCAGGAAAACCGTATCGCACTCACACCCGAAGCGGTGTCTATACTGGTTCGTAATGGCCATAATGTAATCGTTGAGCAGGGTGCGGGCGAGAAAGCTAAATTCACGGATAACGAATATAGTGAGGCAGGCGCACAAATCGCCCGCTCGCCTAAAGAGGTGTATGAGGCTAACCTCATCTTAAAAGTTGAGCCACTTGTCGACGATGAATTTGAGCACGTTCAGTCGGGCAGCACCGTAATTTCGGCCCTGAACTTACCCGTTCATGACCGATCTTATTTCGAGAAAATAAACAGCAAAAACTTAACCTCTTTTGGATACGAATTCATTGAGGATCAGGGTGGAAACCTTCCTGTGATTCGCTCAATGAGTGAAATCGCCGGGAGCACCGTCATGCTTATTGCCGGTGAATACCTAAGCAATGCAGATAACGGGCGAGGCATTATTCTGGGCGGAATAACGGGCGTTCCGCCCACCAAAGTGGTTATGCTCGGTGCCGGAACGGTTACGGAATACGCCGTTCGAACGGCGCTTGGTATGGGGGCCGATATAAAGGTATTCGACAAACATCTGTATAAACTTCAGCGGCTCAAGTATGCCGTTGGCCAGCATGTGTACACCTCGATCATTGACTCCGACACCCTCGCCGAAGCCATTCAGCGAGCCGATGTCGTTATTGGTGCGATGCGGGCCGACGATGCCCTGAGCCCGGTGGTTGTTACAGAAGAAATGATCGGACGGATGAAACCGGACTCCGTCATTATTGACGTGTCCATTGATCAGGGAGGTAACTTCGAAACGTCCCGTATGACTACGCACAAGCAGCCGACCTTCAAGCATATGGGTGTCATTCATTACTGCGTGCCCAACATTGCCGCCCGCGTAGCGTATACAGCCAGCATGGCGCTCAGCAACATCTTCCTGCCCTTTCTACTCGAAACCGGTACAACCGGTGGCATTGAACAGATGATGTACGCGAACCGTTGGTTTATGAAAGGTGTTTATACCCATAAGGGTACGCTAACCAACGCCTATATCGCACGCAAGTTCAACATGCGCTTTAAAGATCTGGACCTCTTGCTAGCAGCTAGATTTTAA